The Mammaliicoccus sciuri genome window below encodes:
- a CDS encoding sporulation initiation factor Spo0A C-terminal domain-containing protein — MVIKVAIIEDSKAYVSEMAQYLKKHDIEIVNIGYNGKEALDILNGEVFVVLLLDLILPHIDGMTLLKKYIKQNKQFKVICMSAFVSDDVLKESVSLGVDYFLIKPVEFDVLLDTIQRVLTTTDSNIKEMDALDLLLENIGFSSNLNGYEYIKYGVHLMLQYNRKMPLTKELYPLISQNYNIQANNVERSIRHAIKLAWDKELKSYWYNSEKLYVRPTNGEFLLHLYEKFKKETR, encoded by the coding sequence ATGGTAATTAAGGTAGCAATAATAGAAGACTCGAAAGCATATGTTAGTGAGATGGCACAATATTTAAAAAAACACGATATTGAAATTGTTAATATTGGATACAACGGTAAAGAGGCACTTGACATTTTAAATGGAGAAGTTTTCGTTGTTCTTCTATTAGACTTAATCTTGCCACACATAGATGGCATGACTTTGCTTAAAAAATATATAAAACAAAATAAGCAATTTAAAGTGATATGTATGAGTGCTTTTGTGAGTGATGATGTCTTAAAAGAATCTGTTTCATTAGGAGTAGATTACTTCTTAATTAAACCTGTTGAGTTTGATGTCTTGTTAGATACGATACAACGTGTATTAACGACAACAGATTCTAATATAAAAGAAATGGATGCTTTAGATTTATTACTTGAGAATATTGGATTTTCATCAAATTTAAACGGGTACGAATATATTAAGTATGGTGTACACCTTATGCTTCAATATAATCGTAAGATGCCGTTAACTAAAGAACTATATCCTTTAATTTCTCAAAATTATAATATTCAAGCGAATAATGTAGAAAGGTCTATAAGACATGCCATTAAATTAGCTTGGGATAAAGAATTAAAGTCCTATTGGTATAATAGCGAAAAATTGTATGTAAGACCTACAAATGGTGAGTTTTTATTACATTTATATGAAAAGTTTAAAAAAGAGACTAGATAA